Proteins co-encoded in one Flavobacterium fluviale genomic window:
- a CDS encoding GNAT family N-acetyltransferase — protein MKNSIETERLILREFKASDAEGMFELDSNPNVHLFLGNNPVKHIEESIDYIKSIQKQYKDFGTGRWAVVLKETNEFIGWSGIKFITDEINNHKNFYELGYRFIEKHWGKGYASESGKAFVDYAFNNMKVEVLYAYADAGNENSRKILEKLGFHFVNSFEYEGEIEVWYELKNPNSN, from the coding sequence ATGAAGAATTCAATTGAAACCGAACGTTTGATTTTACGAGAGTTTAAAGCTTCTGATGCAGAAGGAATGTTCGAATTGGATTCGAATCCGAATGTGCATTTGTTTTTAGGAAATAATCCCGTAAAACATATTGAAGAAAGTATTGATTATATAAAATCTATTCAAAAGCAATACAAAGATTTTGGAACAGGTCGCTGGGCGGTTGTTTTAAAAGAAACCAATGAATTTATTGGATGGTCAGGAATAAAATTTATTACTGACGAAATCAATAATCATAAAAACTTTTACGAGTTAGGATATCGTTTTATCGAAAAACATTGGGGAAAAGGATATGCGTCTGAATCTGGAAAAGCTTTTGTCGACTATGCTTTTAATAATATGAAAGTTGAAGTACTTTACGCGTATGCCGATGCAGGAAACGAAAATTCTAGAAAGATTTTAGAAAAATTAGGTTTCCATTTTGTGAATTCTTTCGAATATGAAGGAGAAATTGAAGTTTGGTACGAACTCAAAAATCCAAACTCAAACTAA
- a CDS encoding Cof-type HAD-IIB family hydrolase encodes MQYKMLVLDMDDTLLTDDHKISDLNKKVILEAQAKGVYVVLASGRPTSAMIAYAKELQLDINDSYIISFNGAIISRAKDDLVFFEQKLTVEQIHDLYDYSVKMKTHIITYLDNEIISETDSPYIEVEKEITGMVHRKVTSFKDYVDRPAVKCILLEDPAYLKTVEKDLIEAMPHLSVSMSKPFFLEAAQQGVDKAASLKLLADKLGILQSEIIAVGNAGNDLTMIEYAGLGVWVDNVTPELRDKADLIVSSNNNDGVAEVITRYILN; translated from the coding sequence ATGCAATACAAAATGCTGGTGCTCGACATGGATGATACCTTGTTGACAGACGATCATAAAATTTCAGATTTAAATAAAAAAGTAATATTAGAGGCACAGGCCAAAGGTGTTTATGTAGTCTTGGCTTCGGGAAGACCTACGTCTGCAATGATTGCTTATGCAAAAGAATTACAATTGGATATTAATGACTCTTATATTATATCATTTAATGGTGCTATTATCAGCAGGGCAAAAGACGATTTAGTTTTTTTTGAACAAAAGCTGACTGTAGAGCAGATTCATGATTTATACGATTATAGTGTTAAAATGAAGACGCATATTATCACTTATTTGGACAATGAAATTATAAGCGAAACAGATTCACCATATATAGAAGTCGAAAAAGAAATTACTGGAATGGTGCATCGTAAAGTGACCAGTTTTAAAGATTATGTTGACAGACCTGCGGTAAAATGTATTTTATTAGAAGATCCGGCTTATTTGAAAACGGTTGAAAAAGATTTGATTGAAGCAATGCCGCATTTGAGTGTTTCTATGTCGAAACCATTTTTCTTAGAAGCAGCGCAGCAAGGGGTTGATAAAGCAGCCAGTTTGAAACTTTTGGCAGATAAGTTAGGAATTCTTCAAAGTGAAATTATCGCAGTTGGAAACGCTGGAAATGATTTAACAATGATTGAATATGCTGGTCTTGGAGTCTGGGTAGATAACGTAACGCCCGAATTGCGTGATAAAGCCGATTTAATTGTATCTTCCAATAATAATGATGGTGTTGCAGAAGTAATAACACGTTACATTTTAAATTAA
- a CDS encoding alpha/beta hydrolase, with protein sequence MEILKTFKFLALVLLCFFLIVYVLIISYVYFNQVELVFHSSKLPKDFKFDYQHKYEEINIKSFDGSILNGLLFKAEKSKGLIFYLHGNAGTLETWGKIAKIYTSLGYDIFILDYRSFGKSEGEIENEEQLSKDISIVFKQLSKRYSEDEIIIAGYSIGSGFAAKLALENRPKAVILQAPYYNFLELSSSRVPFFPDFMKRFSLETNLYLPKIKAPIYIFHGTDDQLIPCENSVRLKKLLKSNAYFYPLKGQGHVGVNENEDFQKQLKIILE encoded by the coding sequence ATGGAGATATTAAAAACGTTTAAATTTTTAGCATTGGTACTTTTGTGCTTTTTTCTAATTGTTTATGTTTTAATAATATCTTACGTTTATTTCAATCAGGTTGAATTAGTTTTTCATAGTTCAAAATTACCAAAGGATTTTAAATTTGATTATCAGCATAAGTATGAGGAAATTAATATCAAGTCTTTTGATGGAAGTATTCTCAACGGATTGTTGTTTAAAGCCGAAAAATCCAAAGGCTTAATTTTTTATCTTCATGGAAATGCCGGAACATTAGAAACTTGGGGCAAGATTGCTAAAATATATACTTCACTGGGTTACGATATTTTTATTTTGGACTACAGAAGTTTCGGAAAGAGTGAAGGTGAAATTGAAAATGAAGAACAATTGAGTAAAGATATTTCGATTGTTTTTAAGCAATTGTCTAAGAGATATTCAGAAGATGAAATTATAATTGCTGGATATTCTATCGGTTCTGGGTTTGCTGCAAAACTTGCTTTAGAAAATAGACCAAAAGCAGTAATCCTTCAGGCTCCATATTACAACTTTTTAGAATTGTCAAGTTCGAGAGTTCCCTTTTTTCCAGACTTTATGAAGAGGTTTAGTTTAGAAACCAATTTATATCTTCCAAAAATTAAAGCTCCAATTTATATTTTTCATGGAACTGATGATCAGTTAATTCCTTGTGAAAATTCAGTAAGATTGAAAAAGCTTTTGAAATCAAATGCCTATTTTTATCCTTTGAAAGGTCAGGGACATGTTGGGGTGAATGAAAATGAAGATTTTCAAAAACAATTAAAAATAATATTAGAATAA
- the mtaB gene encoding tRNA (N(6)-L-threonylcarbamoyladenosine(37)-C(2))-methylthiotransferase MtaB, translating into MENRKKVAFYTLGCKLNFSETSTIARNFNDEGFDRVDFEEIADIYVINTCSVTENADKQFKQVVKKAMKLNDKAFVAAVGCYAQLKPEELAAVDGVDLVLGATEKFKITDYIHDLSKNDMGEVHSCEIAEADFYVGSYSIGDRTRAFLKVQDGCDYKCTYCTIPLARGISRSDALENVLKNAKEISAQNIREIVLTGVNIGDYGKGEFGNKKHEHTFLDLVQALDKVEGIERLRISSIEPNLLKNETIEFVSKSRTFVPHFHIPLQSGSNDILKLMKRRYLREVYIDRVNKIREVMPHACIGVDVIVGFPGETDEHFLETYHFLNDLDISYLHVFTYSERDNTEAADMEGVVPSNVRAKRSKMLRGLSVKKRRAFYESQLGTNRTVLFESENKEGYIHGFTENYVKVKTPWNPELVNTLQEINLTKIDEDGSVRLEFLNKLAEV; encoded by the coding sequence ATGGAAAATAGAAAAAAAGTTGCCTTTTATACGCTGGGTTGTAAACTGAATTTTTCAGAGACTTCTACAATTGCCAGAAATTTTAACGACGAAGGTTTTGACCGTGTCGATTTTGAAGAAATAGCAGATATTTATGTCATCAATACTTGCTCTGTAACAGAAAATGCAGATAAGCAGTTTAAGCAGGTAGTCAAAAAAGCAATGAAGCTTAACGATAAAGCTTTTGTCGCAGCTGTTGGTTGTTATGCCCAATTAAAACCAGAAGAATTGGCCGCTGTCGACGGAGTTGATTTGGTTTTAGGTGCAACAGAAAAATTCAAAATCACTGACTATATTCATGATTTGAGTAAAAACGATATGGGCGAAGTGCATTCATGCGAAATTGCCGAAGCCGATTTTTATGTTGGAAGTTATTCTATTGGTGACCGTACAAGAGCATTTTTAAAAGTGCAGGACGGCTGCGATTATAAATGTACGTATTGTACAATTCCGCTGGCAAGAGGAATTTCCAGAAGTGACGCTTTAGAAAATGTACTAAAAAATGCCAAAGAAATTTCGGCTCAGAATATCCGTGAAATTGTTTTAACTGGAGTAAATATTGGTGATTATGGAAAAGGGGAGTTTGGAAATAAAAAACACGAACATACTTTTCTAGATTTAGTTCAGGCTTTGGATAAAGTAGAAGGAATCGAACGTTTACGTATTTCATCTATCGAACCGAATTTACTTAAAAATGAAACCATCGAATTTGTTTCTAAAAGCAGAACTTTTGTACCGCATTTTCATATTCCTTTACAATCAGGAAGCAATGATATTTTGAAATTAATGAAACGTCGTTACTTGCGTGAAGTTTATATAGATCGCGTAAACAAAATTCGCGAAGTAATGCCTCATGCTTGTATTGGTGTAGACGTTATTGTTGGTTTCCCTGGAGAAACAGACGAACACTTTTTAGAAACCTATCATTTCTTAAATGATTTAGATATTTCGTATCTGCACGTATTTACGTATTCTGAAAGAGACAATACAGAAGCAGCGGATATGGAAGGCGTTGTACCTTCAAATGTAAGAGCAAAACGCAGTAAAATGCTTCGTGGTTTATCAGTTAAAAAACGCCGTGCTTTTTATGAAAGCCAGTTAGGAACAAACAGAACCGTTCTTTTTGAAAGCGAAAACAAAGAAGGATACATTCATGGATTTACAGAAAACTACGTAAAAGTAAAAACACCTTGGAATCCTGAATTGGTAAATACTTTGCAAGAAATCAATTTGACAAAAATAGACGAAGATGGAAGTGTACGTTTGGAGTTTTTGAATAAACTTGCTGAAGTCTAA
- a CDS encoding vWA domain-containing protein, whose translation MKSLKLISSAIAMLVCFVTIAQERTITGIVSDETQQPIPGVTVLNQTSKASAYTNFDGQYSIQAKTGDMLVFSFLGYKNQSQKIQNSNIINIKLVPDNQTLNEVVVMGYGTSNAEYEDRSYARAEKRKEKRDKSAAPQGKMAMQVTSNALYMPSPNVVVRGNASVSPKNEPMYIIDGVPAKANQMAKINPNDIDNVSVLKDKAATSIYGTKATNGVVVVSTKNELYKNLSEKELDKKLNIMPIPAEPTQEDYGAFVENAFESSKTAPLSTFSIDVDNASYTNIRRFLNNGQQVPKDAVRVEEMVNFFKYTYPQPKDENPFSINTEVSDSPWNANNKILKIGLQGKNIPTNDLPASNLVFLIDVSGSMSDMNKLPLLKQSLKILVNELRAKDKVAIVVYAGAAGMVLPPTSGDEKKTIIDALDKLQSGGSTAGGAGIELAYKTATENFIKGGNNRVILATDGDFNVGSSSNTDMEKLIEDKRKTGVFLTCLGYGMGNYKDSKMEILADKGNGNYAYIDNIQEANRFLGKEFKGSMFAIAKDVKIQIEFNPKQVQAYRLIGYENRKLRAEDFKNDAIDAGELGSNHTVTALYEIIPAGVKSNYLISLVDDLKYTKTETISSNYTNELATIKFRYKKPDGDKSIEMVQVIENKSAVMEKASDDMKFSTAVAWFGLKLRDSKLITDKSSDEIVKLAKQGNSNDSEGYKAEFIRLVETSKQYN comes from the coding sequence ATGAAAAGTTTAAAACTTATTTCATCAGCCATTGCTATGCTTGTATGTTTCGTAACCATAGCACAAGAAAGAACTATTACTGGAATCGTTTCAGACGAAACACAACAGCCAATTCCAGGTGTAACTGTTCTAAATCAGACCTCAAAAGCTAGTGCTTATACAAATTTTGACGGCCAATACAGTATTCAAGCCAAAACTGGCGACATGCTGGTTTTCAGCTTCCTTGGCTATAAAAACCAAAGTCAAAAGATTCAGAACTCAAATATTATCAATATAAAACTTGTTCCAGATAATCAAACTTTAAATGAAGTTGTGGTTATGGGTTACGGCACAAGTAATGCTGAATATGAAGATCGTAGTTATGCACGTGCCGAAAAAAGAAAAGAAAAAAGAGATAAATCGGCAGCACCGCAAGGAAAAATGGCAATGCAAGTTACGAGTAATGCCCTTTATATGCCAAGCCCCAATGTCGTTGTACGCGGTAATGCATCTGTTTCTCCAAAAAATGAACCAATGTATATAATTGACGGAGTTCCTGCAAAAGCCAATCAAATGGCAAAAATTAATCCGAATGATATTGACAACGTTTCAGTTTTAAAAGACAAAGCAGCAACATCTATTTATGGAACTAAAGCTACTAATGGCGTTGTGGTAGTTTCGACTAAAAATGAACTTTATAAAAATCTTTCGGAAAAGGAATTAGACAAAAAATTAAACATAATGCCAATTCCTGCAGAACCAACCCAGGAAGATTATGGTGCTTTTGTGGAGAATGCTTTCGAAAGTTCAAAGACAGCACCGCTTTCTACCTTTTCTATTGATGTTGATAATGCTTCGTATACGAATATCAGACGTTTTTTAAACAATGGGCAGCAAGTTCCAAAAGATGCAGTACGTGTAGAAGAAATGGTAAACTTTTTCAAATACACTTATCCACAGCCTAAAGATGAAAATCCGTTTTCTATTAACACAGAAGTAAGCGATTCGCCTTGGAATGCAAACAATAAAATCTTGAAAATTGGTTTACAAGGAAAAAATATTCCAACAAATGATCTGCCAGCTTCAAACCTTGTTTTCCTAATTGATGTTTCGGGTTCGATGAGCGATATGAACAAACTGCCATTATTAAAACAATCTTTAAAAATATTAGTAAACGAATTACGTGCAAAAGACAAAGTGGCAATCGTAGTGTATGCGGGCGCTGCAGGAATGGTTTTACCTCCAACTTCAGGCGATGAGAAAAAAACAATTATCGATGCTTTGGATAAATTGCAGTCTGGCGGAAGTACTGCCGGCGGTGCAGGAATCGAACTGGCTTATAAAACCGCTACCGAAAATTTCATCAAAGGAGGAAACAATCGTGTAATTCTGGCAACTGATGGCGATTTTAATGTGGGAAGCTCTTCTAACACTGACATGGAAAAATTAATCGAAGACAAAAGAAAAACGGGCGTTTTCTTGACTTGCTTAGGTTACGGAATGGGTAATTACAAAGACAGTAAAATGGAAATTTTAGCCGATAAGGGAAATGGAAATTATGCTTATATCGATAATATTCAAGAAGCAAATCGTTTTTTAGGAAAAGAATTTAAAGGTTCAATGTTTGCTATCGCGAAAGACGTAAAAATTCAGATTGAATTCAATCCAAAACAAGTTCAGGCGTATCGTTTGATTGGATATGAAAACAGAAAACTTCGTGCGGAAGATTTTAAAAATGATGCAATTGATGCTGGAGAATTAGGAAGTAATCATACCGTAACGGCTTTGTATGAAATTATTCCAGCTGGCGTAAAAAGCAATTATTTAATTTCGCTGGTAGATGATCTGAAATATACTAAAACAGAAACAATTTCAAGTAATTACACTAATGAATTGGCAACAATAAAATTCCGTTACAAAAAGCCTGACGGTGACAAAAGTATAGAAATGGTTCAGGTTATTGAGAACAAATCGGCTGTTATGGAAAAAGCGAGTGATGACATGAAATTTAGTACTGCAGTTGCTTGGTTCGGATTAAAATTAAGAGATTCAAAATTGATCACCGACAAATCTTCTGATGAAATTGTAAAACTAGCTAAGCAAGGAAATTCAAACGATAGCGAAGGTTACAAAGCTGAATTTATTCGTTTGGTTGAAACTTCTAAACAGTATAATTAA
- a CDS encoding 3-ketoacyl-ACP reductase codes for MTDLKNKNALITGAGKGIGKAVAIALAKEGVNLILVSRTKSDIDQLAEETAKLGVKTLALSADVSDINSINTAVEKAIAEFKSIDILINSAGIASFGKFLELEPEAWERIIQVNLMGTYYTTRAVIPNMIERQTGDIINISSTAGLNGNALTSAYSASKFAVLGLTDSLMQEMRKHNIRVTALTPSTVATDMAKDLNLTDGNPEKVMQSEDMADLIIAQLKLNRRVFIKNSSIWSTNP; via the coding sequence ATGACCGACTTAAAAAATAAAAATGCGCTTATTACTGGTGCTGGAAAAGGAATTGGAAAAGCTGTAGCCATTGCTTTGGCCAAAGAAGGTGTAAACCTGATTTTAGTTTCTAGAACTAAAAGCGATATTGATCAATTGGCAGAAGAAACGGCAAAACTGGGTGTAAAAACTTTAGCTTTATCTGCAGACGTTTCGGATATTAACTCCATAAATACTGCTGTTGAAAAAGCAATTGCCGAATTTAAAAGTATTGATATCTTAATCAATAGTGCTGGAATTGCTTCTTTTGGAAAATTCTTAGAATTGGAGCCAGAAGCTTGGGAAAGAATTATCCAAGTAAATTTAATGGGAACGTATTATACGACACGCGCCGTTATTCCAAATATGATTGAAAGACAAACTGGAGATATTATCAATATTTCATCTACTGCAGGTCTAAACGGAAATGCTCTTACGAGTGCCTACAGCGCCTCTAAATTTGCTGTTTTAGGTTTAACCGATTCTTTGATGCAGGAAATGAGAAAACACAATATTCGTGTTACAGCTTTAACGCCTAGTACTGTTGCTACTGACATGGCTAAGGATTTAAATCTGACTGACGGAAATCCAGAAAAAGTGATGCAGTCTGAAGATATGGCAGATTTAATTATTGCACAGTTAAAATTAAACCGAAGAGTGTTTATTAAAAATAGCAGTATTTGGTCAACTAATCCTTAA
- a CDS encoding phospholipid scramblase-related protein, with amino-acid sequence MNPILSQNLFLVKEHVGMFKAANNYDIYNPETNQIIMNCRENNLGFFTKVLRFTDYKRATPFNVEITTASGEKLITVRRGVAIFRSTVEVLDEKDRLIGTFKQKFFSIGGKFDILDKNEKPVATLQGKWTGWDFKFSHENKQLAQVSKKWAGLGKEFFTSADNYVLQIEDTVAAESPLRQLILGAVMCIDMVLKE; translated from the coding sequence ATGAACCCAATTTTAAGCCAAAATTTATTTTTAGTAAAAGAACATGTTGGAATGTTTAAAGCCGCAAATAACTATGACATATACAATCCGGAAACGAATCAGATAATTATGAACTGCCGAGAAAACAATCTTGGTTTCTTCACAAAAGTACTTCGTTTTACAGATTATAAAAGAGCAACTCCGTTTAATGTAGAAATCACAACTGCTTCTGGCGAAAAATTAATTACCGTAAGAAGAGGCGTTGCCATCTTTAGATCGACTGTTGAAGTATTGGACGAAAAAGATCGTTTGATTGGAACTTTTAAACAAAAATTCTTTTCTATCGGAGGAAAGTTTGACATCTTAGACAAAAACGAAAAACCGGTTGCAACGCTTCAAGGAAAATGGACAGGGTGGGATTTTAAATTCTCCCATGAAAACAAACAATTGGCGCAGGTAAGTAAGAAATGGGCTGGATTAGGAAAAGAGTTTTTCACAAGCGCCGATAATTATGTACTTCAAATTGAAGATACTGTAGCAGCCGAAAGTCCGTTGAGACAATTAATTTTAGGAGCCGTAATGTGTATCGATATGGTTTTGAAAGAATAA
- a CDS encoding putative signal transducing protein, with protein sequence MGLMKVFSGSEVLAIALQERLETAGVETVKKDNIQSARLGGFGQTDLAVEVFIQETDFAKANPVIEEFRMSL encoded by the coding sequence ATGGGATTAATGAAGGTGTTTTCGGGTAGTGAAGTGTTAGCAATTGCTTTGCAGGAAAGATTAGAAACAGCGGGAGTAGAAACCGTAAAAAAAGATAATATTCAATCGGCTCGTTTAGGAGGTTTCGGTCAGACAGATTTGGCTGTTGAGGTTTTTATTCAAGAAACTGATTTTGCAAAAGCAAATCCGGTTATTGAAGAATTTAGAATGAGTCTTTAA
- a CDS encoding DEAD/DEAH box helicase, with translation MKLKKINEKLQDGLIENGLTEANALQLETFSTIKSGADCVIISPKGSGKTTTIVLNVIQQLAGKNEESPRALIIVEDKAKVLEMVALFEKYGKYTNLEVYGVNEKGDMDYDKNYISTGIDVLIGTPTKLNDMFSTAGYNVNRLKMLILDDADPILRLRHETKIMRISGSITKTQRLIFAETLTERIEILADKMLVEPFLFDMDEEGEEELDEEEDDIQEE, from the coding sequence ATGAAACTAAAAAAAATAAACGAGAAGTTACAAGACGGATTAATTGAAAATGGTTTGACAGAAGCAAATGCATTGCAGCTGGAAACATTTTCGACCATAAAAAGTGGTGCCGATTGCGTAATTATTTCTCCAAAAGGAAGTGGAAAGACAACTACAATTGTTTTAAATGTCATTCAGCAGTTAGCAGGAAAAAATGAAGAATCGCCTCGTGCTTTGATTATTGTTGAAGACAAAGCGAAGGTATTGGAAATGGTGGCGCTTTTTGAAAAATATGGAAAATACACCAATCTTGAGGTGTATGGCGTAAATGAAAAAGGCGATATGGATTACGATAAAAATTACATTTCAACCGGAATCGATGTCTTAATTGGAACACCAACGAAATTAAACGATATGTTTAGTACGGCGGGTTACAATGTTAACCGATTAAAAATGCTGATCCTTGATGATGCTGATCCTATTTTAAGGTTGAGGCACGAAACCAAAATTATGCGTATTTCTGGCAGTATTACAAAAACACAGCGTTTGATTTTTGCTGAAACCCTGACAGAACGCATCGAAATTTTGGCTGACAAAATGTTAGTTGAACCTTTTTTATTTGATATGGATGAAGAAGGAGAGGAAGAACTTGACGAAGAAGAAGACGATATTCAAGAAGAATAG
- a CDS encoding RNA polymerase sigma factor yields MHRDAQREVYEYMAPKLYRLCKRYLKKEEEIEEALADSFFTIFTKLDQLKEAYAFEAWARRITVNHCLAAIRKANNFNMYLDDVKLISQPSVDELNTLEEEDLLNLLDHIPDGCKTVFNLFAIEGFSHKEIAEMLKISEGTSKSQLNAAKTKLKELVNKLYYQKAK; encoded by the coding sequence ATGCACCGCGATGCGCAGCGTGAGGTGTACGAATACATGGCGCCTAAATTGTACCGCCTTTGCAAAAGATACCTAAAAAAGGAAGAGGAAATTGAAGAAGCTCTTGCCGATTCTTTCTTTACGATTTTTACCAAACTGGACCAATTAAAAGAAGCGTATGCTTTTGAAGCCTGGGCCAGAAGAATAACCGTAAACCATTGTTTGGCGGCAATTCGAAAAGCAAACAATTTCAACATGTATCTCGACGATGTTAAATTGATTTCTCAACCATCAGTTGATGAATTAAACACTTTAGAAGAAGAAGATTTACTCAATTTATTAGACCATATTCCAGACGGCTGTAAAACTGTTTTTAACCTTTTTGCCATTGAAGGTTTCTCTCATAAAGAAATAGCCGAAATGCTGAAGATCTCCGAAGGCACCTCAAAATCACAATTGAACGCCGCTAAGACCAAATTGAAAGAACTGGTTAATAAACTGTATTATCAAAAAGCAAAATAG
- a CDS encoding sigma-54-dependent transcriptional regulator produces the protein MSKILIIEDEAAIRRVLVKILSEENDSYQVEEAEDGVAGLEKIKNNDYDLVLCDIKMPKMDGVEVLEEVKKIKPEIPMVMISGHGDMETAIHTMRLGAFDYISKPPDLNRLLNTVRNALDKKQLVVENKILKKKVSKNYEMIGESESINHIKVMIDKVAQTEARVLITGPNGTGKELVAHQLHEKSERANFPLIEVNCAAIPSELIESELFGHVKGAFTSAVKDRAGKFEAADKGTIFLDEIGDMSLSAQAKVLRALQESMITRVGADKDIKVDVRVVAATNKDLKTEIAEGRFREDLYHRLAVILIKVPPLNERRDDIPALIKHFAEKIASEQGNAVKVFSAQAIKLLQEYDWTGNIRELRNVVERLIILGGNEISETDVKLFASK, from the coding sequence ATGAGTAAAATACTAATTATAGAAGACGAAGCAGCGATCAGAAGAGTTTTGGTAAAAATTTTATCAGAAGAGAATGATTCATACCAGGTTGAAGAAGCTGAAGATGGCGTTGCGGGTCTTGAAAAAATAAAAAACAACGATTACGATTTGGTTTTGTGTGATATCAAAATGCCAAAAATGGACGGTGTTGAGGTTTTAGAAGAAGTAAAAAAGATAAAACCAGAAATTCCGATGGTCATGATTTCGGGGCACGGCGATATGGAAACAGCAATTCACACCATGCGCTTAGGAGCTTTTGATTATATTTCAAAACCGCCGGATTTGAATCGTTTATTGAATACCGTTCGTAATGCTTTAGACAAAAAACAATTAGTTGTCGAGAATAAAATTCTAAAGAAAAAAGTAAGTAAGAATTACGAAATGATAGGCGAGAGCGAGTCAATTAATCATATTAAAGTCATGATTGATAAAGTAGCTCAAACCGAAGCCAGAGTTTTAATTACGGGTCCCAACGGAACTGGAAAAGAATTAGTAGCACATCAGTTACATGAAAAAAGCGAACGTGCTAATTTTCCTTTAATAGAAGTTAACTGTGCCGCAATTCCGAGTGAATTAATTGAAAGTGAATTGTTCGGACACGTAAAAGGCGCTTTTACATCGGCAGTGAAAGATCGCGCAGGGAAGTTTGAAGCAGCTGACAAAGGAACTATTTTTCTAGATGAAATTGGCGATATGAGTCTTTCAGCGCAAGCCAAAGTTTTACGTGCCCTTCAGGAAAGTATGATTACCAGAGTTGGTGCCGATAAAGATATTAAAGTTGATGTTCGTGTAGTTGCTGCAACAAATAAAGATTTAAAAACAGAAATTGCAGAAGGTCGTTTCCGTGAAGATTTATACCATCGTCTGGCAGTTATTTTGATTAAAGTACCGCCGTTAAATGAAAGACGTGACGATATTCCGGCTTTGATAAAACATTTTGCAGAAAAAATTGCATCAGAGCAGGGAAATGCAGTGAAAGTATTTTCGGCGCAAGCCATAAAATTATTGCAGGAATATGATTGGACAGGAAATATTCGTGAACTTCGAAATGTAGTCGAACGATTGATTATTTTAGGAGGAAACGAAATCTCTGAAACCGATGTAAAATTGTTTGCAAGTAAATAG